ATAGAAAATCAGCCGCTTAGTACTAACCTTGACAATCCCGAAGCGCTAAGCTATCTTCGCCTAACGGACGAGCAAGAAAAAGGGGATTTAGTAGTAAACCATTTTGAAAAAAGTGTCCAGTTATTAGGGGGCTAAGACACCTTATTTTAATCCTTAATATAAAGTGATGTAGGGGGAGTGTCATAGTCATTAACACTTCTTTGACCGATTATTTTCAAAGTAAATTTTAAGAATGATTTTGCTGCCTCATCTCTCCAATCCCCAGTATTTGTGCTATTGCGTTTGATTTCTTTTTCCCCATTATTGTCGGGTTCAGTAATTCTCAATTCAAAATGCCAAAAGTTACATTTACTTGGAGAATGCTGGACATATATTCTACCCGATATTTTTTTTGTTTGAGGGTTGGCATTTCCTTGAACGGATATTTTTTTTTCAATTGGGAAAGGAACATTGTGTATCGCTATTACGGGAAAGAATATGGGAGCAGGATTTTCTTCAATAGTAAAAATAACGGCTTCTGCTTTAATGACAGAATCTCCTACTTGCCAGGGAGAATGATAATTTTTTTCTTTATCCTTTGATGCCACATATTTTAGATGTTCAAGAGTATAAATGCCAAATAAATTTTCCGATAAACCGAATAATTCTTTACCCTTATCAAATATCTCATCTACCCTTATTTCCTCGTTATATGGGTCAGGTGGATTGAGGGACTTTCGCAGTAAAAATGATTTGGGCGTGAGTTTATCGGAATCTATTCCCTTATAATGAGGCTTCGGAAGTAATTCATCTGGATAAAGCATCCTATCATTACTTTTTATCTTCGATAATTGTTTTAATATCCGAAATAACCTCGTCAAGTTTTCCCATACCGTTGAAAAGACATTTTTTATTTTCATATAACGCAAAAAATGCTTCTTTCGTTTTTCCGGCTTTGGGTACGTAATAAAGCTCAATTAAAAGTTCTTTCCCCTCGGAATATTTTAAATGAAAAATTATTGATTTATCCGGTGTTAATTCAAGCGAAATAGCCTGATAACTTAAAGAGGCAATCTTATCAATTGCCATATCCGTTTTGGAAATGGTATCTGTAAGTATATCTTGTACGTAATTAATGTATTTACGTAATTCCTGCATGAACAAATACTGTATCCGAATTTTTTCATATTGTTTTGCAAGTTCCGTGTCCTCATCTTTAGGTTTATCTTTAAAATCAAGTTTGGGGCTTGTATATGCCCATAAAGGTTGATTTGCATTTGTGGTATCAACTTCTTCTTCGCAATAGGGATCATCAATTACTATCCAACCATTGCCAGTTAATTGTCCTTCATTCTTTTTGAAATGAGGATGTACGTTCATACCCTGTCCGCTGGAGAGGGTTCCACGTTCAATAGTTAGTGTGTTAGGCATATTCAGGATTAAATTTTTCTATAAAGTCTTCTTTCAATAAAGTAAAAAACAATTTCTTTTCCTCAATTCTACAAGCCTCTATTTGATTAAAAAGATCTTCTGATATGTTGCTTTTGATTTCATTTGTTGAGGTGTCAATATCTATAAGTGAACCACTCTTTTTATTAAGTATTGCCCCGTCTGCAATATTTATACGGTGACTAAATATTCCTTGTGATATTTCTGTAATAAATGAAGTTCTCTTGGTTACATATTCATTCTTTCTTGAGTAATCAATAAAGAGGTTAAGATGTTTAGTAATTACTTCTATCTCACTAAAAAAATTTATATACCTTACTCCTATTCGTTCAATCTGTTCAATTATTCCCTTTTCGGAAATTCTAAGCAAAACACTTTTTATTAGAGCGAAATAATTACCCCATCCTTTGTACCCGTCTTTGCAGTTAAAAGAAATTACATTTGAACCAATCCCTATTGAGTAATCCTGATTTGAAATTGTTGCATCCGCTACATAAGCAAAAACATTGTCCTGAATTCTTATTTTAGGTATTTGAGAAGGTTGATAAATTTGAAACGAATTATTAAGCTCACTAAAAATTTTTCCGAAAACCTCGTCTTTATTTATTACAGGTTTAAACCGTAATTCTACGATAGAATCTATTATTGGATCAGGAGTAATTTTTTTTGGAATCTTAATCATAGGTGTTGAGAAGTATAACTGCTCAATGCACTTTGACAAATCTATACTTTTGTTTTCAACAACAAAACGACTTATTCACATCAGCTGAATTAATTATCTCCTTTAACATTTTTTAACGTAAATAACAACGTAATGTTATGAATTGCCGGGTAATATTTATTATTAGGTATATGGAAGATACAAACAGCGTAATGTGAATTAGTATTCGCTTTTTATTGACTTTATGAGGTGTGAATATTCCTGTATAAGCTTGAATAACGCCTGTATAAGACAGTATAACTCTACTTTTCTACGGTATGAGTATGGAATGGATGTACATTGCTACAACATGAATGTGTATAGCTGCGGTATGAATGTACTTTTCGACTAATACTAAAAATTTGTCAATAGAACTGTGTAATCTATTGATAATCAGCGTTATTTGTGGTGCCCACTGGAATCGAACCAGTGACACAAGGATTTTCAGTCCTTTGCTCTACCAACTGAGCTAGGGCACCATAATTATTAAAAATTAAAGAACAATAATGTAAAACCTCTTTACCAATTCCATGGTTCTTCGAGCACCGCGAGATTAGAACCATGTGAATCCCGATTTTTCATCGGGATTGAGCTAGGGTACCTAATAAGGGGGGCAAATCTAAACATAATTTTGATTTCACCCAAAAATCGGGCTGGTTTACCGCTTCATTTGTTATTTTTGGTTCATGAACCTTGTTGCCGACATCGGGAATACACGCGTTAAGATCGCTTTGTTTGAAGGCGACGTGTTAAAGTATCATTATTTTTTTTCTTTGGAAGAAACCGATGCTATTTCCGGGTTTATAAGAATGCAAACGCCTAGCCGCGCTATTGTTTCATCAGTTGTAAATAATGAAGGGGAAATTATAAGTGGTTTAAAAAGTGCCGGCTTTTCTGTTGTGGAGTATACTTCTAAAACAAAGATCCCTATAAAAAATTTATACAAAACACCCGATACACTTGGTAATGATCGTATTCCGCCGGTTGTAGCTGCTCATCAGCAGTCGCCCAACGTTGATATTTTGGTGATCGATGCCGGTACCTGCATTAAGTACAATTTTTTGAATAAACAGGCCGAATATTTGGGTGGCGCTATATCGCCGGGATTAAATATGCGTTTTAAAGCCCTGCATACTTTTACCTCGCGTTTGCCGTTAATTGAACGGGATGCTGAGTTCAATAAACTTATCGGAACCGATTCGCGCGGGTCGATCCTTGCAGGGGTACAAATTGCAGCAGCAGCGGAGGTTAACGGAATGATAAATCAATATGTTCAGCAATTTCCGGGTGTTAACGTGTTCCTTACAGGAGGCGATATGGTCTTTTTTGAGAAACGCATAAAAAATCCCATCTTTGCTGACCCCAATCTGGTTTTAAAAGGATTGAATATTATTTTAAACTATAATGCCTGAGGCAGCGTAATCAAATTAAAGGATGATCAGATCAGCAAAGTGCTTTATTCTTGCCAGACGGACAGGTAGGTCTCACATCTCACATCTCAGGTCTCACATCTCAATTTTCATTTCTGCCTTCTTACTTCTCACATCTTATTTATTTTCTCAATCTGTTACCACTTCGCCTTACTCGCGTTATGGAATAGGGGAGATAAGAGAGAATGGGTACTCGCAGAACTTTGCGATGGCAGGTTTGGGTACAGCCATGCAAAATGATACAACCACTCCGTTCAATATCAACTTAGCTAATCCTGCTTCTTTTTCATTTATACGCCTTACAACTTTTGAGACAGGGGTAAGCAGTAATACTTCTAAGTTGTTTTCGAACGGGCAGAGTCAGCTGACGAATGCGACCTCGTTAGGGTACATAGCATTCGCTTTTCCGATAACAAAATGGTGGGGTTCAGGCTTTGGCCTGCAGCCATTGAGCAGTGTTGGTTACAATGTAACCGATTCGAAAGTAATTGATAGTATCGGTACGGTAAATTATTTATATAATGGTAACGGCGGTGTTAATAAGGTATACTGGAGTAATGGGTTTAAAGCAGGCCGTTTCTCATTCGGTGCAAGTGCGTCCTACTTATTTGGCCTGCTCGAAAATACACGCAAGGCCATTATGCCCGCGGGGCAGGGCTACTTTAATACCAGGACCATACGCCGTACAAATGTAAATGATGTTTGCTTTGATTATGGTGTTCAATACGGTTTTACTATTGATTCGCTCCGCCATCGTGATCTGCGCGACAATGTACGCATCGTTTGGGGCGCTACGTTCGCGGCTATGTCCGATATCAATGCGGTGAATAACATCCAGTCGGAAAACTATATTCTTAACGGGTATGGTTATGATATTCCGCGTGATACGATCCAGATCATTAAATATCAAAAAACGTCTATACGCTTGCCGGCAAGGTTCAGTACAGGTTTAGCTATCCGCAAAGGAGATAAACTTACAGTGGGAGTGGAGTACACTATGCAGAATTGGTCCGATTTTGAAATGAACAAAGTAAATGGCGGGTTAAAGAACAGTTCAAAGGCAATTGTAGGCATTCAGTTCATCCCTTCCCGCAAAACGGATGTCAACGTGGGGTATTTTAAAAAGGTATATTACCGTGCGGGGTTCCGTTATTCAAACCTGCCGATCGAATTTAAAGGGACCCAGCTTAACGAAACCTCTTTCAGCATTGGTTTTGGTTTGCCTGTCGGATGGAATAAACACATGTTCCAATATAATGTACTTAACATTGGTTTAGAAGTTGGCCAGCGTGGCAGCAACACAGTGCTTAAAGAGCAGTTCTTCAATGTGCTTTTGGGTATTTCCTTAAATGATCGCTGGTTTGTTAAAACTAAATTCGATTGAGTCATTCATAATCCGGTAATGTGTCGTTTCAGCTTCGTTGGTTTAATTATCTTTTCCATTCTTGTATCCTGTAAGAATGATATTGAGACAATAAATATTGTCACCGCGAAAAGCAGTTTGCCAAACGAGACCGGAAAGAATGTGGAGATCATTTATAGCGATTCAGCACGGTTGAAAGTGAAACTTACCGGTCCGGTGATTGAGCATTATTCAAAAGATACGGCTTACG
The window above is part of the Bacteroidota bacterium genome. Proteins encoded here:
- a CDS encoding TIGR04255 family protein: MIKIPKKITPDPIIDSIVELRFKPVINKDEVFGKIFSELNNSFQIYQPSQIPKIRIQDNVFAYVADATISNQDYSIGIGSNVISFNCKDGYKGWGNYFALIKSVLLRISEKGIIEQIERIGVRYINFFSEIEVITKHLNLFIDYSRKNEYVTKRTSFITEISQGIFSHRINIADGAILNKKSGSLIDIDTSTNEIKSNISEDLFNQIEACRIEEKKLFFTLLKEDFIEKFNPEYA
- a CDS encoding type III pantothenate kinase, with amino-acid sequence MNLVADIGNTRVKIALFEGDVLKYHYFFSLEETDAISGFIRMQTPSRAIVSSVVNNEGEIISGLKSAGFSVVEYTSKTKIPIKNLYKTPDTLGNDRIPPVVAAHQQSPNVDILVIDAGTCIKYNFLNKQAEYLGGAISPGLNMRFKALHTFTSRLPLIERDAEFNKLIGTDSRGSILAGVQIAAAAEVNGMINQYVQQFPGVNVFLTGGDMVFFEKRIKNPIFADPNLVLKGLNIILNYNA